Proteins from a single region of Desulfobacter postgatei 2ac9:
- a CDS encoding MBL fold metallo-hydrolase encodes MSDFLVYMRCFVPCRSCILLPLLMLVFLLGCSPEEKQTFSEDVWEKEVSRTQEKDFYALHKKDDRYFAPWMKMPDKSFLDVLGWKFFSKTHYTKEEREFLPKILPQTLQRVQKTRGDFILWIGHNTFLVRIGEQYWLTDPIFSKRALIPGRKTPPALTLEEINTLVKAPNILISHNHYDHLDRGSIKGLPKASRVFVPKDLAVMVKKMNKPHTLEMDWWEEKTLSPGIKLVCLPTQHWSMRINQGRNKSLWVAWLLITPSATFYFGGDTGYFKGFKETGKKYPGIDYAFIATTAYHPRWFMHYQHMNIPEAVKGFKELGAKYFIPTQWGTFHLGSEPAGFPGLELKRFIQTENLDPSLFKIMDIGEILKITPSNGRF; translated from the coding sequence TTGAGTGACTTTTTAGTATATATGAGATGTTTTGTCCCCTGTAGGTCATGCATCCTGCTACCGCTTCTCATGCTTGTGTTCCTTCTGGGGTGTTCACCCGAGGAGAAGCAAACCTTTTCAGAAGATGTGTGGGAAAAAGAAGTATCCCGGACCCAGGAAAAAGATTTTTATGCCCTGCACAAAAAAGATGACCGATATTTTGCCCCCTGGATGAAAATGCCGGATAAAAGCTTTCTGGATGTCCTGGGCTGGAAGTTTTTTTCAAAAACCCATTATACAAAAGAGGAAAGGGAATTTCTGCCCAAAATTTTGCCCCAAACCCTGCAGCGTGTTCAAAAAACCCGGGGGGATTTCATTCTATGGATCGGGCACAATACCTTTCTTGTCCGGATAGGAGAACAATACTGGCTCACAGATCCCATATTTTCAAAACGCGCCCTTATTCCCGGACGCAAGACACCACCTGCCCTGACCCTTGAAGAGATTAACACCCTGGTCAAAGCCCCCAATATTCTCATCTCCCACAACCATTACGACCACCTGGATCGTGGATCTATAAAAGGCCTGCCAAAGGCTTCCCGGGTCTTTGTGCCCAAAGACCTGGCGGTTATGGTGAAAAAGATGAATAAACCCCATACCCTGGAGATGGACTGGTGGGAGGAAAAAACCTTAAGCCCCGGTATAAAGCTGGTCTGTCTTCCCACCCAGCACTGGTCCATGCGCATCAATCAGGGCCGAAACAAAAGCCTGTGGGTGGCCTGGCTGCTGATAACGCCGTCCGCAACTTTTTATTTTGGCGGGGATACCGGCTATTTTAAAGGGTTCAAAGAGACCGGGAAGAAATATCCGGGCATCGACTATGCCTTCATCGCCACCACAGCCTACCATCCCAGATGGTTCATGCACTACCAGCACATGAACATCCCGGAAGCTGTCAAAGGATTTAAGGAATTGGGGGCAAAATATTTTATTCCCACCCAGTGGGGCACCTTTCACCTGGGCAGCGAACCTGCAGGCTTTCCCGGCCTTGAACTTAAACGCTTTATCCAGACCGAGAACCTGGATCCATCCCTTTTTAAAATTATGGATATCGGTGAAATTTTAAAGATCACTCCCTCCAACGGGAGGTTTTAA
- a CDS encoding 4Fe-4S dicluster domain-containing protein, with the protein MKDDKRVSVSRRGFLKGVAVGGASMLLPGTVRASRQGNALASLHDLSKCIGCGECVSACSEQNGGKYPDPQKPFPKMYPGTVKVADWSDRRDVQERLTPYNWLTIQTVEVDWQGQSYEINIPRRCMHCQNPPCANLCPWGACAREDNGVVRINTDICLGGSKCKSVCPWDIPQRQTGVGLYLKLLPAFAGNGVMYKCDRCFELLADGGVPACVSECPEEVQFIGPRQDILVRAHALAKTFAGEADENDFIYGEHENGGTNTIYVSPVPIPLLAKALETGPGSPHMDPVKDMMAQDEFLGLAALAAPLAGVAAGLLTAGAKIIKSGQKDEEATHE; encoded by the coding sequence ATGAAGGACGATAAAAGGGTGAGCGTAAGCCGCCGTGGGTTTTTAAAAGGGGTGGCTGTTGGTGGCGCATCCATGCTTCTGCCCGGTACGGTCAGGGCATCCCGGCAAGGTAATGCGTTGGCCTCCCTGCATGACCTGTCAAAGTGCATCGGTTGCGGAGAATGCGTTTCAGCCTGCTCCGAACAGAACGGGGGTAAATATCCTGACCCCCAAAAACCCTTTCCAAAGATGTACCCCGGCACGGTCAAGGTGGCGGACTGGTCAGACCGCCGGGATGTTCAGGAAAGACTTACGCCTTACAACTGGTTGACAATCCAAACCGTAGAGGTCGATTGGCAGGGGCAGTCCTATGAAATCAATATTCCCCGGCGCTGTATGCACTGCCAAAATCCGCCCTGTGCCAATTTATGTCCCTGGGGGGCCTGTGCCCGGGAGGACAATGGGGTGGTGCGCATTAATACCGATATCTGCCTGGGCGGTTCCAAGTGCAAGTCGGTTTGTCCCTGGGATATTCCCCAACGCCAGACAGGTGTTGGTCTTTACCTTAAGCTTCTGCCCGCTTTTGCCGGAAATGGTGTTATGTATAAATGTGACCGTTGCTTTGAACTTCTGGCTGACGGCGGTGTGCCGGCCTGTGTCAGTGAGTGTCCGGAAGAGGTTCAGTTCATCGGCCCCAGGCAGGATATCCTGGTCCGGGCCCATGCGCTGGCTAAAACTTTTGCCGGTGAGGCTGATGAGAATGATTTCATCTATGGTGAACATGAAAACGGCGGCACCAATACCATCTATGTCTCTCCCGTCCCCATTCCTTTGCTGGCCAAGGCCTTGGAAACAGGTCCGGGCAGTCCGCATATGGATCCGGTGAAGGATATGATGGCCCAGGACGAGTTCCTGGGGCTTGCCGCTTTGGCGGCTCCGCTGGCCGGAGTGGCTGCAGGACTGTTGACTGCCGGGGCAAAAATTATCAAGTCGGGACAAAAAGACGAGGAGGCAACCCATGAATAA